A genomic segment from Deinococcus yavapaiensis KR-236 encodes:
- a CDS encoding AfsR/SARP family transcriptional regulator, with product MPEVASSPPTSTRAEVLRLHLLGRPRLMMGEHDVTVGKGMLRLLAILALDGPSTRSRLADLIWFGDTKRTLQSLRTALSELRKALGPHEDVLQIERDHLALDVTRVHVDVRHPPRETSALVSYWQEFMSGYRHVGTEAWLEWADVTESRLFEEHLQALLAHAAAASLPEAEVLLRQAFHLAPHHPQVLTHWTAFQNARRGPSDEELLRAMQRTAHDLWLTAQERRERQDAANSEEQRAYRTSLLDHLGRAVTVAFLPRRPLDATAWSQDVLSTYRLRDHAGAESIARQILQRHSKGLTAALAMDVLANLAIDQGQYHRGRHLAERALTLVDEPTSEVAFTAAYSNVILGVHDRAASIARGALRTLPALDSPAMLYAILARVGDATQQYRAARHWHELALQAARQHDDPFVLPQVISFMLWHFNITGDPQRSLSLARDGLMYGAPTFSSHLVNALGFSHLLRRDFETAFEAFAPQRESVNVTGAATSWTCSALALHWMGESHEAERALRISQELLPLTDNGNVKFEWAAAALTIDPLQWAVNAEENVRGVVSSDPTVPQWYERLKATRLP from the coding sequence GTGCCTGAAGTTGCTTCCAGTCCACCGACCTCGACCCGTGCCGAAGTTCTTCGACTGCATCTTCTCGGGCGGCCACGCTTGATGATGGGTGAGCATGACGTCACGGTCGGGAAAGGCATGCTGCGCTTGCTGGCCATCCTCGCGCTCGACGGGCCTTCGACACGGTCGCGACTCGCCGACCTCATTTGGTTTGGCGACACGAAGCGAACGCTGCAAAGTCTACGAACGGCGCTGTCCGAACTGAGAAAAGCGCTCGGTCCGCACGAGGACGTCTTGCAGATCGAACGCGATCACCTCGCGCTCGACGTTACACGTGTCCACGTGGACGTGCGTCATCCTCCCCGTGAAACGAGCGCGCTCGTGTCGTATTGGCAGGAGTTCATGTCCGGCTACCGTCACGTTGGCACGGAAGCGTGGTTGGAATGGGCGGACGTGACGGAGTCACGCTTGTTCGAAGAGCACTTGCAAGCCTTGCTCGCGCACGCGGCCGCCGCTTCCTTGCCCGAAGCCGAGGTGCTGTTGCGTCAAGCGTTTCATCTCGCACCGCACCATCCGCAGGTGCTCACGCATTGGACGGCGTTTCAAAACGCTCGGCGTGGACCGTCCGACGAGGAACTGCTGCGGGCCATGCAGCGCACCGCGCACGACTTGTGGTTGACGGCGCAAGAACGCCGCGAACGTCAAGACGCCGCGAACAGCGAGGAACAACGCGCGTACCGAACGTCCCTCCTCGATCACTTGGGACGCGCCGTGACCGTGGCGTTCTTACCACGTCGTCCGCTGGACGCCACCGCGTGGAGTCAAGATGTGCTGAGCACCTATCGCCTTCGTGACCATGCGGGCGCTGAAAGCATCGCGCGGCAGATTCTGCAGCGGCACTCCAAAGGATTGACGGCGGCGCTCGCGATGGACGTCCTGGCAAACCTCGCCATCGATCAAGGGCAGTACCACCGCGGACGACACCTCGCCGAGCGCGCCCTCACCCTCGTGGACGAACCGACGAGTGAAGTGGCTTTCACGGCGGCGTACAGCAACGTCATCCTGGGCGTGCACGACCGCGCTGCGAGCATCGCGCGCGGCGCGCTGCGAACTTTGCCCGCGCTCGACTCACCGGCGATGTTGTACGCGATTTTGGCGCGCGTCGGAGACGCCACGCAGCAGTACCGCGCGGCGCGTCACTGGCACGAGTTGGCGTTGCAGGCCGCGCGGCAGCACGACGATCCGTTCGTGCTGCCGCAAGTCATTTCGTTCATGCTGTGGCACTTCAACATCACGGGCGATCCGCAGCGCAGTTTGTCGCTGGCGCGTGACGGCCTCATGTACGGCGCGCCCACCTTCTCGTCGCACCTCGTGAACGCCCTCGGCTTTTCGCATTTGCTGCGGCGCGACTTCGAAACGGCGTTCGAGGCGTTCGCGCCGCAACGTGAAAGCGTGAACGTGACCGGCGCGGCGACGTCGTGGACGTGCAGCGCGCTGGCGTTGCATTGGATGGGCGAGTCGCACGAAGCCGAGCGCGCGCTGCGAATCTCGCAGGAATTGTTGCCGCTCACGGACAACGGCAACGTGAAGTTCGAGTGGGCGGCGGCGGCGTTGACGATCGACCCGTTGCAGTGGGCCGTGAACGCCGAGGAGAACGTGCGCGGCGTGGTATCGAGCGACCCGACCGTTCCTCAGTGGTACGAGCGCCTCAAGGCGACGCGCTTGCCTTGA